From a region of the Ardenticatena maritima genome:
- the tsf gene encoding translation elongation factor Ts: MAEITTEMVKELRERTGAGILECKKVLQETNGDMDKAIELLRERGIAKAAKKAHRVAMQGVITSYIHAGNQIGAMVELNCETDFVARTPQFQELAYNIAMQIAATSPQYVSREDVPAEVIEKEKAILMEQARQEGRPEHILERIVEGRLDKFFQEVCLLEQPYIRDQSVTIQDLIKQHIAQLGENIVVRRFCRMAVGEVEG; encoded by the coding sequence GTGGCTGAAATTACCACTGAAATGGTCAAAGAACTGCGTGAACGCACCGGTGCTGGTATCCTGGAATGCAAGAAGGTGCTCCAGGAAACCAACGGTGATATGGACAAGGCGATTGAATTGCTGCGCGAACGCGGTATCGCCAAGGCTGCCAAGAAAGCCCACCGCGTGGCGATGCAGGGCGTCATTACGTCCTACATCCACGCCGGCAATCAGATTGGCGCCATGGTCGAACTGAATTGCGAAACCGACTTCGTGGCGCGCACGCCGCAATTCCAGGAACTCGCCTACAACATCGCTATGCAGATTGCGGCAACCAGCCCGCAATACGTCTCGCGCGAGGATGTGCCCGCCGAAGTCATCGAAAAAGAAAAAGCCATCCTCATGGAGCAGGCGCGCCAGGAAGGTCGCCCTGAGCACATCCTGGAACGTATCGTGGAAGGGCGTCTCGACAAATTCTTCCAGGAAGTCTGCTTGCTCGAACAACCCTACATTCGTGACCAGAGCGTGACCATCCAGGACCTCATCAAGCAGCACATTGCCCAGTTGGGTGAAAACATCGTTGTGCGCCGCTTCTGCCGCATGGCGGTGGGCGAAGTCGAAGGCTAA
- a CDS encoding arginase family protein has product MHDTTTPSLTIVLNSAIEETPEGWRHGIRPAAAARFRTLIDALRLDEAEGVHLIEAEPLDEDVLGAFHAPEYLATIKAVAEEGASLLDEAAYGLDDAQVPIFPDMHAYFGAQVATLLTAARQIALGRTRHALTPAGGAHHPRPAEARGLSLYNDVALALHLLAEHGLRVLYLNLDAHHPDAVQDAFWQTDRVVVLSVHEGGDFLFPGTGEPEEIGDGPGRGATINLPLPPLADDSHLERLLNEVIVPVVQHVAPDVVVLQLGADIHPADDVAHLRLTTNGLDALFEALTPHVPHWLVMGGEGTDPAVPPRFLLVAAAHLAETIALPAEMPAAYVSMWEAGALRDEPPAPLPASYAAYVDAYLQAHLTRLQAALGESVPLAISFEERSETAPEAFSRWQGLTEYTTSLPDVQVPQSVAERIARDEAQRAAQEAAPSEEVEDGEEEDASEASAPSGKKKRRRGGNRRRRSGGGSAAGSEPSATARKKGQKSKSKKRGGRNSRRKGKK; this is encoded by the coding sequence ATGCATGACACGACAACGCCATCGCTGACCATTGTTCTCAATTCGGCGATTGAAGAAACGCCCGAAGGGTGGCGGCATGGCATTCGCCCCGCCGCCGCCGCACGCTTTCGGACGCTTATTGACGCTTTGCGGCTCGATGAAGCCGAAGGCGTCCATCTCATCGAAGCCGAACCGCTTGATGAAGACGTGTTGGGCGCGTTTCATGCGCCCGAATACCTGGCGACCATCAAAGCCGTCGCCGAAGAAGGCGCGAGTTTGCTGGATGAAGCCGCCTACGGGCTTGATGACGCCCAGGTGCCCATCTTCCCAGACATGCACGCCTATTTCGGCGCGCAGGTCGCCACGCTGCTCACCGCCGCCCGTCAGATTGCGCTGGGGCGCACGCGCCATGCGCTGACGCCTGCGGGGGGAGCGCACCACCCGCGCCCCGCCGAAGCGCGCGGTTTGAGCCTCTACAACGATGTAGCGCTGGCGCTCCATCTGCTGGCTGAACACGGCTTGCGTGTGCTCTACCTCAACCTGGACGCCCACCACCCCGACGCCGTGCAAGACGCCTTCTGGCAAACCGACCGCGTGGTGGTGCTGTCAGTCCACGAAGGGGGCGATTTTCTTTTCCCCGGCACCGGCGAACCGGAAGAAATTGGCGACGGTCCCGGACGCGGCGCGACCATCAACCTGCCGTTGCCGCCGCTTGCGGACGATTCCCATTTGGAACGCCTGCTCAACGAGGTCATCGTCCCCGTTGTCCAACATGTCGCGCCCGACGTGGTAGTGCTCCAACTTGGGGCGGATATCCACCCCGCCGACGACGTGGCGCATTTGCGCCTCACCACCAACGGGCTTGATGCACTTTTTGAAGCGCTGACGCCGCACGTGCCGCATTGGTTGGTCATGGGTGGAGAAGGCACCGACCCCGCCGTCCCGCCCCGTTTTTTGCTGGTGGCGGCGGCGCATTTGGCGGAAACCATCGCCCTGCCCGCGGAGATGCCTGCGGCATACGTCTCTATGTGGGAAGCCGGCGCACTGCGTGATGAACCGCCAGCGCCGTTGCCTGCGTCCTATGCCGCTTATGTGGACGCCTATTTGCAAGCCCACTTGACCCGTTTGCAAGCCGCCCTTGGGGAGAGCGTGCCGCTTGCCATCTCCTTCGAGGAGCGGAGCGAAACCGCCCCCGAAGCGTTCTCGCGTTGGCAAGGTTTGACCGAATACACCACCAGCCTGCCCGACGTGCAGGTGCCCCAATCCGTGGCGGAACGCATTGCTCGCGATGAAGCGCAACGCGCTGCGCAAGAGGCTGCGCCGTCTGAGGAAGTGGAGGACGGGGAAGAAGAAGACGCGTCCGAAGCAAGCGCACCATCTGGCAAGAAGAAGCGGCGGCGTGGCGGCAATCGACGGCGCAGGAGCGGTGGGGGGAGCGCCGCCGGCAGCGAACCGTCGGCAACGGCGCGCAAGAAAGGGCAAAAATCGAAATCGAAAAAGCGCGGTGGTCGCAACAGCCGCCGCAAGGGCAAAAAATAG
- the pyrH gene encoding UMP kinase, whose amino-acid sequence MSQLKYKRILLKLSGEALAGEGGYGIDPERVHELAQKIKRVRHLDVQVAVVIGAGNIWRGQIGMRHGMDRATADYMGMLATVINALALQDALEQIGCDTRVQTAIEMKAVAEPYIRRRAIRHLEKGRIVILAAGTGNPYFTTDTAAALRAMEIDAEVLIKATKVDAVYDLDPKVNPNARRYEHLTYLDALNMRVGVMDSTALSLCMDNDLPIVVVDLWGESSIERVVLGDDIGTLISS is encoded by the coding sequence ATGTCCCAGTTGAAATACAAGCGCATTTTGCTCAAACTGAGTGGCGAAGCCCTCGCCGGTGAAGGCGGTTATGGCATTGACCCGGAACGTGTGCACGAGTTGGCGCAAAAAATTAAGCGCGTGCGCCATCTCGATGTGCAGGTGGCGGTTGTCATTGGTGCAGGGAACATCTGGCGTGGCCAGATTGGCATGCGCCATGGCATGGACCGCGCGACCGCCGATTACATGGGCATGTTGGCGACCGTCATCAACGCCCTTGCCCTGCAAGACGCGCTCGAACAGATTGGCTGCGATACCCGTGTGCAAACCGCCATTGAAATGAAAGCCGTCGCCGAACCGTATATCCGTCGCCGCGCCATTCGCCACCTCGAAAAAGGGCGCATTGTCATTCTGGCGGCCGGCACAGGCAACCCCTACTTCACCACCGACACGGCCGCCGCCCTGCGCGCCATGGAAATTGACGCCGAAGTCCTCATCAAAGCCACCAAAGTTGACGCCGTGTACGACCTTGACCCCAAAGTCAACCCCAACGCGCGCCGCTACGAGCACCTGACCTACCTCGACGCGCTCAATATGCGCGTCGGTGTGATGGATTCAACGGCGCTCAGCCTGTGCATGGACAACGATTTGCCCATTGTGGTGGTTGACTTGTGGGGTGAATCGAGCATCGAGCGAGTGGTGCTTGGCGATGACATCGGAACGCTGATTAGTTCCTGA
- a CDS encoding alpha/beta hydrolase → MSQASILATLLVPPGADWWLMRKLLARRPPDPARNPAAFGLAYEVVTFPARDGTRLMGWWMPAPEPARGTVVILHGQAGSMDGDLHYAPHLVRRGFNVLMFDFRAHGRSDGEIVTFGYWEVCDVRGALDWLAARGIERVGVWGCSMGGGVALTTAAHDARIAALVLDCPFAVLPHVVAGALRERHVPSWFADAWVRRALWLADRRLHVALRVAEPLRWAARVRVPTLMLHAGRDRFIPREDREALFAALGASVKEHWVVPEADHREIEHVAPNEYFSRIPAWFEAHLAS, encoded by the coding sequence ATGAGCCAAGCGTCCATCTTGGCGACACTCCTCGTGCCGCCGGGCGCTGATTGGTGGCTGATGCGCAAACTCTTGGCGCGTCGTCCCCCCGACCCGGCGCGTAATCCGGCGGCGTTTGGATTGGCGTACGAAGTCGTGACCTTTCCCGCCCGTGATGGCACACGGTTGATGGGATGGTGGATGCCCGCACCGGAGCCGGCGCGTGGAACGGTCGTCATCCTGCATGGGCAAGCGGGGAGTATGGATGGCGATCTCCATTATGCGCCCCATCTGGTGCGGCGCGGCTTCAACGTGCTCATGTTCGATTTTCGCGCCCATGGTCGTTCGGACGGCGAGATCGTGACCTTTGGCTACTGGGAAGTGTGCGATGTGCGCGGCGCACTGGATTGGCTTGCCGCGCGCGGTATTGAGCGTGTGGGCGTATGGGGCTGTTCAATGGGGGGCGGCGTGGCGTTGACAACCGCCGCCCATGATGCACGTATCGCCGCCCTTGTGCTGGATTGCCCCTTTGCGGTGCTGCCGCATGTTGTTGCCGGGGCGCTGCGTGAGCGGCATGTGCCGTCATGGTTTGCCGACGCGTGGGTGCGCCGCGCTTTGTGGCTGGCCGACCGCCGTTTGCATGTGGCCTTGCGCGTGGCCGAGCCGCTGCGTTGGGCGGCGCGGGTGCGTGTCCCTACGTTGATGTTGCACGCTGGGCGTGACCGGTTTATCCCGCGTGAAGACCGGGAGGCGCTTTTTGCCGCATTGGGGGCGTCGGTCAAAGAGCATTGGGTTGTCCCAGAGGCAGACCATCGCGAGATTGAGCACGTCGCACCGAACGAGTATTTTTCGCGCATCCCCGCCTGGTTTGAGGCGCATTTAGCCTCGTAA
- a CDS encoding beta-ketoacyl-ACP synthase III, protein MPHAHIRGWGKYVPANVMTNDDLARIVDTNDEWIRTRTGIAERRLAGKEETTATMGAKAAREALTRAQADPADVELIIVATVTPDRVFPSASCVIQDLIGATNAAAFDLSAGCSGFVYALSVASKMIESGAYRNALVIGAETLSHLVNWEDRSTCVLFGDGAGAFFLEADERPGGLLGFELGADGSGGALLTGPLVGRGYVPAVGPENSPDYIYMNGRAVYRFATRVMGVAAKKAIERAGLTIEDIDLFIPHQANLRIIEAAAKQLQLPMEKVYVNIHRYGNTSAASIPVACAEAAEEGRLKPGDTVVMVGFGAGLTWAAAVVQWPEPLPNGHKRTTTARSWFYDKRARFVSMRHRLGHRVDELLETVRRDS, encoded by the coding sequence ATGCCACACGCCCATATTCGCGGGTGGGGAAAATATGTGCCGGCCAATGTGATGACCAACGACGACCTGGCACGCATTGTGGACACCAACGATGAATGGATTCGCACCCGAACAGGCATTGCGGAGCGCCGTTTGGCCGGCAAGGAAGAAACAACCGCTACCATGGGCGCAAAAGCCGCACGCGAAGCCCTCACACGCGCCCAGGCAGACCCCGCCGACGTTGAGTTGATTATCGTTGCCACCGTCACGCCCGACCGGGTGTTTCCCTCAGCCTCGTGTGTCATTCAAGATTTGATTGGGGCAACCAACGCCGCCGCTTTCGATTTGAGCGCGGGGTGCAGTGGATTCGTCTATGCACTCTCTGTTGCCTCGAAGATGATTGAAAGTGGGGCGTACCGCAACGCGCTGGTGATTGGCGCGGAAACGTTGAGCCACCTTGTCAACTGGGAAGACCGCAGCACCTGCGTGCTCTTCGGCGACGGGGCGGGCGCTTTCTTCCTTGAAGCGGATGAGCGACCGGGTGGGTTGCTCGGTTTCGAGTTGGGGGCGGACGGTTCCGGCGGCGCGTTGCTGACGGGGCCGCTTGTGGGGCGTGGCTACGTGCCGGCCGTCGGGCCGGAAAATTCGCCTGATTACATTTACATGAATGGGCGCGCCGTCTATCGGTTCGCAACACGTGTGATGGGCGTTGCCGCCAAGAAAGCCATTGAGCGCGCCGGGTTGACCATCGAAGATATCGATTTGTTCATTCCCCACCAGGCGAATTTGCGTATCATCGAAGCCGCCGCCAAACAATTGCAGTTGCCCATGGAGAAAGTTTATGTCAACATCCACCGCTACGGGAACACATCCGCAGCCAGTATTCCCGTTGCCTGTGCCGAAGCCGCCGAAGAAGGACGCCTAAAACCCGGCGATACCGTGGTGATGGTGGGATTTGGTGCAGGGCTGACCTGGGCGGCGGCGGTTGTCCAATGGCCTGAACCGTTGCCCAATGGTCATAAGCGCACGACAACCGCTCGTTCGTGGTTCTACGACAAACGCGCGCGCTTTGTCAGCATGCGGCACCGGTTGGGGCATCGTGTGGATGAGTTGCTGGAAACGGTACGTCGCGACTCGTAA
- the fabF gene encoding beta-ketoacyl-ACP synthase II → MENRARRVVVTGLGVVSPVGNDVETTWRNLVNGVSGIGPITQFDASDLDTRIGGELKDFDPLQYMDRKEVRRHDRFVHMTVAAADQAIQDAGIKPENEDPTRVAIIIGSGIGGFQTVFEQYDIMKERGVKRVSPFFLPAMIIDTAGAYLAIRYGFKGPSFGVVSACATGTNAIGEAFRMLKNGLADVALAGGSEASMIRLAFAGFNVMRAMSTRNDEPEKASRPFDATRDGFVLGEGAAVLLLETLEHALARGAKIYAEVVGYGTNVDGYHLAQPAENGEGIQRAMKEALAEAGLEPHEVDYINAHGTSTPLNDVNETRAIKAVFGEAAYDIAVNSTKSMTGHLMGAAGALEALVTVKTIETGIIHPTINYEYPDPECDLDYVPNVARKADVRVGMSNSMGLGGHNASIIFRRFENGSTKNE, encoded by the coding sequence ATGGAGAACCGTGCTCGACGTGTTGTTGTCACCGGTTTGGGTGTTGTGTCACCTGTCGGGAACGACGTTGAAACCACATGGCGCAATCTGGTCAACGGTGTATCAGGGATTGGGCCCATCACGCAGTTTGATGCGAGCGACCTTGATACACGCATTGGGGGTGAATTGAAAGACTTCGACCCCCTGCAATACATGGACCGCAAGGAAGTGCGCCGCCATGATCGCTTCGTTCACATGACGGTTGCCGCCGCCGACCAAGCCATACAAGACGCCGGTATCAAGCCTGAAAACGAAGACCCCACACGGGTGGCTATTATCATCGGGAGTGGTATCGGCGGTTTTCAGACGGTTTTTGAGCAATATGACATTATGAAGGAACGCGGTGTCAAACGTGTCAGCCCCTTCTTCCTGCCGGCCATGATTATTGATACAGCCGGGGCGTATCTTGCCATTCGCTACGGGTTCAAGGGCCCCAGTTTTGGTGTGGTGAGCGCATGCGCCACAGGCACGAACGCCATTGGTGAAGCGTTCCGCATGTTGAAGAACGGGCTTGCTGATGTGGCATTGGCGGGCGGCTCCGAAGCAAGCATGATTCGCCTTGCATTTGCCGGTTTCAATGTGATGCGGGCGATGAGCACACGCAACGATGAGCCTGAAAAAGCCTCGCGCCCGTTCGACGCCACGCGCGATGGGTTTGTGCTGGGTGAAGGGGCGGCTGTGCTTCTGCTGGAAACGCTGGAACATGCGCTGGCACGCGGTGCCAAGATTTACGCCGAAGTGGTGGGCTACGGCACCAACGTGGATGGGTATCACCTGGCGCAACCCGCCGAAAACGGCGAAGGGATTCAACGCGCGATGAAAGAAGCCCTCGCCGAAGCCGGTCTTGAACCGCACGAAGTGGACTATATCAACGCCCATGGGACAAGCACGCCGCTGAACGATGTGAATGAAACACGCGCGATCAAAGCCGTGTTTGGCGAAGCGGCGTACGACATCGCGGTCAACAGCACCAAGAGCATGACCGGGCATTTGATGGGGGCGGCCGGCGCGCTGGAAGCGCTGGTGACTGTGAAAACCATTGAAACGGGCATCATCCACCCCACCATCAACTACGAATACCCCGACCCCGAATGCGATTTGGACTACGTGCCCAATGTGGCGCGCAAAGCCGATGTGCGCGTCGGCATGAGCAATTCCATGGGGCTCGGTGGACACAACGCCAGCATCATCTTCCGCCGATTTGAAAACGGCAGCACGAAAAACGAGTAA
- a CDS encoding isoprenyl transferase, which translates to MGQEMSEQPFDLPPEKIPRHVAIIMDGNGRWAQQRGLPRLAGHRAGTDNLRRILEACVEFGIEILTIYAFSTENWNRPPREVRGLMSILERVIDRELESLHAQGVQIRHIGRMEGIEPRLQKKIRKAVEYTKDNDRLILNVAFNYGGRAEILDACRRIMKEGLDPDTLDEETFSRYLYTYPCPDPDLVIRTGGEYRLSNFLLWQAAYSEIYSTPTFWPDFDKEELRKAILEYARRERRFGRVPQKA; encoded by the coding sequence ATGGGACAAGAGATGAGCGAACAGCCGTTTGATTTGCCCCCCGAAAAAATCCCGCGCCATGTCGCCATTATCATGGACGGCAACGGGCGGTGGGCGCAACAACGCGGTTTGCCTCGCTTGGCGGGGCATCGTGCCGGAACGGACAATTTGCGCCGCATCCTGGAAGCATGTGTCGAGTTTGGCATCGAAATCTTGACCATTTACGCGTTCTCGACCGAGAACTGGAACCGCCCACCGCGCGAAGTGCGCGGCTTGATGAGCATTTTGGAGCGTGTCATTGACCGCGAGTTGGAATCGTTGCATGCGCAGGGGGTGCAGATTCGCCATATTGGACGCATGGAAGGTATCGAGCCCCGTTTACAGAAGAAAATTCGCAAGGCGGTGGAATACACCAAAGACAACGACCGCCTGATTTTGAATGTCGCGTTCAACTACGGTGGCCGCGCCGAGATTTTGGATGCGTGCCGTCGCATTATGAAAGAAGGGCTCGATCCTGATACGCTCGACGAAGAAACGTTCAGCCGCTACCTCTACACCTACCCGTGCCCGGACCCCGACCTGGTCATTCGCACGGGCGGAGAGTATCGTCTGAGCAATTTTTTGCTCTGGCAAGCGGCGTATTCCGAAATTTATTCGACACCGACGTTTTGGCCAGACTTCGACAAAGAAGAGTTGCGCAAAGCCATTCTCGAATACGCTCGCCGCGAGCGCCGCTTTGGGCGTGTGCCGCAAAAAGCGTAA
- a CDS encoding phosphatidate cytidylyltransferase, with translation MRTRIVSALVLIALIALPLWRGGFLFAGLVFVATLLGTWEFLRMVLKTRYQHLLLPAAAALLAFVSGAAQGDLVVVALGLSVLVLGGLVLQLALDDSHDKIREWSTLVAATLYLGWPSMLLVLLRNREDGLWWVVLVVIATTATDSGAYLTGRMFGRHLFSPRYSPKKTWEGVFGGVFTCIGAMLVYGTRVLALDWRLTILIGVALSLAAVYGDLAESMLKRRAGVKDSSHLIPGHGGVLDRVDSLIFVTTVAFFLTYWLG, from the coding sequence ATGCGAACTCGCATCGTTAGCGCCCTGGTCTTGATTGCTCTCATAGCCCTGCCACTCTGGCGGGGCGGTTTTCTGTTTGCGGGTCTTGTCTTTGTCGCTACATTGCTGGGCACGTGGGAATTCTTGCGCATGGTGTTGAAAACGCGCTATCAGCATCTGCTGCTGCCGGCCGCCGCCGCGTTGCTGGCTTTTGTGAGTGGTGCAGCGCAAGGCGATCTGGTCGTGGTGGCGCTGGGGCTCTCTGTGCTGGTCTTGGGGGGGCTGGTTTTGCAACTGGCGCTTGATGACTCCCATGACAAAATCCGTGAATGGAGCACCCTCGTCGCCGCCACGCTCTATCTCGGATGGCCCAGCATGTTGCTTGTGCTCCTGCGCAATCGTGAAGATGGGTTATGGTGGGTGGTGCTGGTGGTCATTGCCACGACCGCAACAGACAGCGGCGCCTATTTGACGGGGCGGATGTTTGGTCGGCACCTCTTTTCGCCACGCTATAGCCCGAAAAAGACATGGGAAGGCGTCTTTGGTGGTGTTTTCACGTGTATCGGTGCTATGCTGGTGTATGGCACACGTGTGCTTGCGCTGGATTGGCGCTTGACCATTCTCATCGGTGTTGCTTTATCGCTAGCGGCTGTGTATGGCGATTTGGCGGAAAGTATGCTCAAACGCCGTGCGGGCGTGAAGGATAGCAGTCATCTCATTCCTGGGCATGGTGGGGTGCTCGACCGTGTGGATAGCCTGATTTTCGTGACCACTGTGGCGTTTTTCCTTACCTACTGGTTGGGGTAA
- the frr gene encoding ribosome recycling factor: protein MYREFLKDAEQRMDKAVQALDHDLRSLRTGRATPALLERVKIDYYGVPTPLTQVASVTVPEARMLLIKPWDPGTLSLIERAIQESDLGLNPNNDGQVIRLVLPPLTEERRRELVKAVHHRVEEARIAIRNIRRDVLHDLEQLKKEGEISEDDFFRAKEELQELTNKKIKEAEEVGQAKEEEIMEV from the coding sequence ATGTACCGGGAATTTTTGAAGGACGCCGAACAACGTATGGACAAAGCCGTTCAGGCGCTTGACCATGATTTGCGTAGTTTGCGCACAGGACGTGCCACACCAGCCTTGCTTGAACGTGTCAAAATTGATTACTACGGCGTGCCCACGCCGCTGACCCAGGTGGCGTCGGTTACGGTGCCCGAAGCCCGCATGTTGCTGATCAAACCGTGGGACCCCGGCACACTGAGCCTGATCGAACGCGCCATCCAGGAATCTGACCTGGGGCTCAACCCCAACAACGATGGGCAAGTCATTCGCCTGGTGTTGCCCCCCTTGACGGAAGAACGCCGCCGCGAATTGGTGAAGGCTGTGCATCACCGTGTTGAAGAAGCCCGCATCGCCATTCGCAATATTCGCCGCGATGTGTTGCACGACCTGGAACAGTTGAAAAAGGAAGGCGAAATCAGCGAGGACGACTTCTTCCGCGCCAAAGAGGAATTGCAGGAATTGACCAATAAGAAAATCAAGGAAGCAGAAGAAGTTGGACAGGCGAAAGAAGAAGAAATCATGGAAGTGTAG
- a CDS encoding DEAD/DEAH box helicase — MSALDVLVQTIVTSREYEGQVAHTRYLPAREPRFRSLSRPIKRPVAQALRALGVRRLYTHQAHAIDAAREGRHVVVATGTASGKTLCYNVPVLDTWLRDTNSRALYLFPTKALAQDQLRTLETLCATEGLESVRFATYDGDTPKADRGRIRRRAHIILTNPDMLHVGILPNHAAWAHFLANLRYVVIDEAHYYRGVLGSHVANILRRLWRLCDFYGSRPVVIAASATIANPGEHVERLIGMPVEVVNEDGGPRGQRIFLLWNPPCLDRACLSRRSANTEAANLLAMLMQNDLRTIVFTRSRRAAELILRYARDRLEAHAPELSDRVAAYRAGYLAEQRRQIEKALFDEELLGVTATNALELGIDIGGLDAVLTVGFPGTIASLWQQVGRAGRGARESLAVLIAQDNPLDQYLMHHPEAIFERPVEQALIDPENEHILRDHLLCAAYERPLDESDRERFGGDAFDEMARLLEGVGLLQERHGRLFYTGRDEYPAQHVNIRSLGGDPYLLLLRTRRGETITLETLEPALVFERAHPGAVYLHQGESYLVEEVDMARRRIWLRDDDVDYYTRPRLETDFRLERVWEQKQLGAVTVFLGELTVVQQVVGYRRHRLFTEEVLSEHDLTLPPTEFRTVGVWWTVPLAWAPEMARLGLDFAGGLHAAEHTAIGLLPLFAMCDRWDIGGVSTPMHPDTGTPLICIYDGHPGGVGIAERGYEQLETLWHATLDHLETCPCQDGCPACIQSPKCGNNNLTLDKHAARWLLRRLLASL; from the coding sequence ATGTCTGCACTTGACGTGCTTGTGCAAACAATTGTCACCAGCCGTGAGTACGAGGGGCAAGTTGCCCACACGCGCTACCTGCCGGCGCGTGAGCCGCGATTTCGCTCCCTGTCGCGCCCCATCAAGCGACCGGTGGCGCAGGCATTGCGTGCGCTGGGTGTGCGGCGACTCTACACCCATCAGGCGCACGCCATTGACGCGGCGCGTGAAGGGCGGCATGTTGTTGTGGCTACCGGCACAGCCAGCGGGAAAACGCTCTGCTACAACGTGCCCGTGCTGGACACCTGGCTGCGTGATACCAACAGCCGCGCGCTCTACCTCTTCCCCACCAAAGCCCTCGCGCAAGACCAACTGCGCACACTCGAAACGCTATGCGCCACCGAGGGGCTCGAATCTGTACGTTTTGCCACATACGATGGCGACACCCCCAAAGCCGACCGGGGGCGTATTCGTCGGCGGGCGCATATCATTTTGACGAACCCCGACATGCTGCATGTGGGCATTTTGCCGAACCATGCCGCGTGGGCGCACTTTCTCGCCAATCTGCGCTACGTGGTAATTGATGAAGCCCACTACTACCGCGGCGTCCTTGGTAGCCATGTCGCCAACATTCTGCGGCGGCTCTGGCGCTTGTGCGACTTCTACGGAAGCCGCCCGGTGGTGATTGCCGCCTCGGCGACGATTGCCAACCCCGGTGAGCATGTCGAGCGCCTGATTGGCATGCCCGTCGAAGTGGTGAATGAGGACGGTGGACCGCGTGGGCAGCGCATTTTTCTGCTCTGGAATCCCCCATGCCTGGACCGCGCCTGCCTTTCGCGGCGTAGCGCCAACACCGAAGCCGCAAACTTGCTCGCCATGCTCATGCAGAATGATTTGCGCACCATCGTTTTCACGCGGTCGCGCCGTGCCGCCGAACTCATTTTGCGCTACGCCCGTGATCGGCTTGAAGCCCATGCCCCGGAGTTGAGCGACCGCGTGGCCGCCTATCGCGCCGGCTACCTCGCCGAACAGCGCCGCCAAATCGAAAAAGCCCTGTTTGATGAAGAGTTGCTGGGCGTCACCGCGACCAACGCGCTCGAACTGGGGATTGACATCGGCGGGCTGGACGCTGTGCTCACGGTGGGGTTTCCCGGCACGATTGCCAGCCTTTGGCAGCAAGTGGGGCGCGCCGGGCGCGGCGCGCGCGAATCGCTTGCCGTGCTCATCGCGCAAGACAACCCGCTCGACCAGTACCTCATGCACCATCCCGAAGCCATCTTTGAACGCCCGGTTGAGCAGGCGCTGATTGACCCCGAAAACGAGCACATCCTGCGCGACCATCTGCTGTGCGCCGCCTACGAACGCCCCCTGGACGAGAGCGACCGCGAGCGTTTTGGCGGCGACGCCTTCGATGAGATGGCACGGCTGCTCGAAGGCGTGGGGCTGCTGCAAGAACGCCATGGTCGCCTCTTCTACACAGGGCGCGACGAGTATCCCGCCCAGCATGTCAACATTCGCAGTTTGGGGGGCGACCCCTACCTGCTTTTGTTGCGCACGCGGCGCGGTGAAACCATCACCTTGGAAACATTGGAGCCTGCGCTGGTGTTTGAACGCGCCCACCCCGGCGCGGTCTATCTTCACCAGGGCGAATCCTACCTTGTCGAAGAAGTGGACATGGCGCGGCGGCGTATTTGGCTGCGCGATGATGACGTGGATTACTACACCCGCCCGCGCCTGGAAACAGATTTTCGCTTGGAGCGCGTTTGGGAACAGAAGCAACTCGGCGCTGTGACCGTCTTCTTGGGTGAACTGACTGTTGTCCAGCAAGTGGTTGGCTACCGTCGCCATCGGCTGTTCACCGAAGAAGTGCTCAGCGAGCACGACCTCACACTCCCCCCAACTGAATTCCGCACGGTAGGCGTCTGGTGGACGGTGCCGCTGGCTTGGGCGCCCGAAATGGCGCGCTTGGGGCTGGATTTTGCCGGCGGGCTACATGCCGCTGAACATACCGCCATTGGTTTGCTGCCCCTGTTTGCCATGTGCGACCGGTGGGACATTGGCGGCGTCTCAACCCCCATGCACCCTGATACCGGCACACCACTCATTTGTATTTATGATGGGCATCCAGGCGGCGTCGGCATTGCTGAACGGGGCTATGAGCAATTGGAAACACTTTGGCACGCCACATTGGACCATCTGGAGACATGCCCCTGTCAGGATGGATGCCCTGCTTGTATTCAAAGCCCAAAATGTGGTAATAATAATTTGACGCTTGATAAGCATGCCGCCCGCTGGCTTCTTCGACGCCTGCTGGCATCTCTCTAA